From a region of the Nonlabens dokdonensis DSW-6 genome:
- a CDS encoding tetratricopeptide repeat-containing sensor histidine kinase, whose product MKFISLHFILILYSLVCYGQGNQPSAQAYFINSKNKELSIEQRIKFIDSAITVSNADSTTLKYISYKSSIYSKQRDFDKALITANELLQTAKERNSLFYIAKAQFKLGLYYAKLNQFEKSYNWYFKSSMTYEKLEDYFNFSKCLLRLSMLQHNNGNFIQSEELITKALKRLPKNEIKLRFDFYYQLAYSSLELADKNSVNHWGNESLKNAQTAIDSSLVYNLYGLLAHEDSKYIKALDYYNKALSFRNIYNERHQLMIQSNKALSNAMLDDRSSIDELNRIISEKQELSSDVLTYASLIHLSKTYTHFKELDKAAVVLNKAYTIAEDISSKEAQQESLGLLIDIDKANSFQIRHYKTTTEQLEKNRTQLTRTFDKINLQTEQAINNNLQLKAEKAEQEVLLAQENKRKWQLGGGLGASLIGLGIFGFYYRRNKKQKELIESLQKELHHRVKNNLSIIDTFIEVAKEEFDDLKFTDKLTELQNRIDSINEVHQQLYQKEDVTNLNLKEYIKTLSDNVSSSFSNERIIIENDINDTIEIQADRSFSIGLIINEFLTNSFKYGFETEEKGLVKIKVQEDKTSYQLYLSDNGKGLPEGFDIEQLESFGLRIIKLLSQQLDGSFELRNENGVHLDVTFPK is encoded by the coding sequence ATGAAATTTATTTCACTGCATTTTATACTAATCTTATATAGTCTTGTGTGCTACGGTCAGGGAAACCAGCCCAGTGCACAAGCCTATTTTATTAATAGTAAAAATAAAGAACTTTCTATAGAACAGCGTATTAAATTTATAGACTCTGCAATAACTGTAAGCAATGCTGACAGCACCACTTTAAAATACATTTCTTACAAAAGCTCTATCTACTCTAAGCAACGCGATTTTGATAAAGCATTGATTACTGCTAATGAATTATTACAAACAGCAAAAGAGAGAAACAGTCTCTTCTACATTGCAAAAGCTCAATTTAAACTGGGGTTATACTATGCCAAATTAAATCAATTTGAAAAATCATATAATTGGTATTTCAAATCTAGTATGACTTATGAAAAATTAGAAGATTATTTTAATTTTTCAAAATGCCTATTGAGGCTAAGTATGCTACAACATAATAATGGAAACTTTATACAATCTGAAGAGTTAATTACCAAAGCATTAAAGCGATTACCAAAAAACGAAATCAAATTGCGTTTTGATTTTTATTACCAACTAGCCTATAGCTCACTTGAATTAGCAGATAAAAACTCAGTAAACCACTGGGGAAATGAATCTCTAAAAAATGCTCAAACTGCGATAGATAGTAGCCTTGTATATAACTTATATGGACTTTTAGCCCATGAAGATTCTAAATATATCAAAGCTCTAGATTATTACAATAAGGCTTTATCATTCAGAAATATATATAATGAAAGACATCAATTGATGATTCAGAGTAATAAAGCTCTCAGTAATGCCATGCTAGACGATCGATCAAGCATAGATGAATTAAATAGAATAATTAGTGAAAAACAAGAACTTTCATCTGATGTACTCACATATGCCAGCCTGATTCATCTTTCTAAAACATACACACATTTCAAAGAATTAGACAAAGCTGCAGTAGTTTTAAATAAAGCTTATACAATAGCTGAAGATATATCTAGTAAAGAAGCACAACAAGAGAGTCTTGGGCTATTGATAGACATTGATAAAGCTAATAGCTTTCAAATTAGACATTATAAAACTACTACGGAACAACTAGAAAAAAATAGGACTCAACTTACACGCACCTTTGATAAAATTAATTTACAAACTGAGCAAGCCATTAATAACAATCTACAACTCAAAGCAGAAAAGGCTGAGCAGGAAGTATTGCTAGCTCAAGAAAATAAGCGCAAATGGCAACTAGGTGGTGGACTTGGCGCTTCATTGATAGGGCTAGGGATATTTGGATTTTATTACCGAAGAAATAAAAAACAAAAAGAACTTATTGAATCTCTACAAAAAGAACTTCATCACAGAGTAAAAAATAATTTATCAATAATAGATACATTTATAGAAGTAGCTAAAGAGGAATTTGATGATTTAAAGTTCACAGATAAGCTCACTGAATTACAAAATAGAATAGACAGCATAAATGAGGTACACCAGCAATTGTATCAAAAAGAAGATGTAACAAATCTTAATTTGAAAGAATATATCAAAACCCTTTCTGATAATGTTTCTTCATCATTCTCAAACGAGCGCATCATCATAGAAAATGATATTAATGATACTATTGAAATTCAAGCAGATCGCTCTTTTAGCATAGGATTAATCATAAATGAATTCTTGACAAATTCGTTCAAATACGGATTTGAAACAGAAGAAAAAGGTTTAGTTAAAATTAAGGTTCAAGAAGATAAGACCTCTTACCAACTGTATCTATCAGATAACGGTAAAGGTTTACCTGAAGGTTTTGATATTGAACAATTAGAAAGTTTTGGACTTCGCATTATTAAACTATTATCGCAACAGCTTGATGGATCTTTTGAATTAAGAAATGAAAACGGAGTTCATCTAGATGTTACATTCCCTAAATAG
- a CDS encoding response regulator transcription factor, producing MKTHVLIVEDEAALYERLRRALVKQNFSVDQYTKSYDDAIERITKERPDVVLLDINLEGKKDGIDLGETLNKQYQIPFIYVTSLDDDITFSKGLHTNHENYLVKTKPRLNIEDITRAINTVIHKNKNDRNDFKKGIIGLVGYLDEIKNMGKDTISRVKINYEDILYFSTKPFRNQNDEFEAVEKNYCWFMTRSGEYYFLRESLSSLSRKLPYHFIRINESYIINISNEVNVARINGSRIKVEKTEFFISATYKKEVNKRLEHFYG from the coding sequence ATGAAAACACATGTACTTATTGTTGAGGACGAAGCTGCTCTATATGAAAGACTACGTCGAGCACTGGTAAAACAAAATTTTAGTGTAGATCAATACACTAAATCCTATGATGATGCCATAGAACGCATTACAAAAGAGCGACCAGATGTTGTTTTACTAGATATAAATTTAGAAGGAAAAAAAGACGGTATTGACCTAGGTGAAACGTTAAATAAACAGTATCAAATTCCCTTTATCTACGTGACCAGTCTAGATGATGATATCACATTTTCAAAAGGATTACATACCAATCACGAGAATTACTTAGTAAAGACTAAACCTAGACTGAACATCGAGGACATCACTAGGGCTATTAATACCGTAATTCATAAAAATAAGAATGATAGGAATGATTTTAAAAAAGGTATTATCGGTCTTGTGGGCTATCTTGACGAGATTAAGAACATGGGAAAAGACACCATATCACGAGTAAAGATTAACTATGAAGATATTCTTTACTTCTCTACAAAACCATTTAGGAATCAAAATGATGAATTTGAAGCTGTAGAAAAAAACTACTGCTGGTTCATGACTAGAAGTGGCGAGTACTATTTCTTAAGAGAAAGTTTGAGTTCGCTTTCGCGTAAGCTTCCTTATCACTTTATACGTATTAATGAAAGCTATATTATTAACATCAGTAATGAAGTGAACGTCGCACGCATTAACGGATCAAGAATTAAAGTTGAGAAAACGGAGTTTTTCATTAGCGCAACTTATAAGAAAGAGGTGAATAAGAGATTAGAGCATTTCTATGGTTAA
- a CDS encoding CARDB domain-containing protein translates to MKKILLIIIFLIINICAANCPQPNFCNRPCWDPSNTHPTQNNPTFTSPTHVIIHHTGDATVFPPTTDFAQVVRFYWDLHVNTNGWSDIGYNWLIDRNGIIYEGRGDGILGAHFSGQNTGTTGIALIGNFGLEQPSSAALNSLQDLLAWESDDKNISINGSSLHNASGLVLNHISGHRDGGSTVCPGNNLYNLLPSIRTNVSNDPCFNSSTNNSDLVIENMYTVPSNPQVGQSVDLFVEIKNVGTVTANSLSWDYEIDGQFIDDDTHSSLAPNATHIESENNYTFTSAGSYNYCVFIDADVNEVNTANNSFCIQVNVTGTQNNEDIFLTNLSVNPLTISPGNDVTAQVTMNYTGNQNLAALPNFDLEYYLSTDCNLDNNDILLDDDVSSIASDDPDDDESAVLTIPSGTPSGTYFILFYADSDEELSENDENNNIRCIQLTVSGMQGGEDIFLTNSSVSSNTLNEGQYFEASTVMNYNGSQLDSNLPNFKLEYILSADCLVNNNDIYLGDDTSTIGSDDPNDPESIDVQIPVGTPAGQYNLLFYADADNDLVEGNESNNVDCVVITVTNNPPTEDIFLTNLSLSSTTMASGTDITALARINYTGNTLDTYLPAFDLNIYLSSDCIIDTSDVLLEDPSAQIGSDDPFADENETITIPQGTPDGNYLILFYADADDELYESDEFNNVQCIQITVDNTLSNEEIEQNKIVIYPNPTTGILKVESGNQLKSYQLFNLAGQLIMQDDISNSQSQSIDISSVVKGVYLIKLLGQNGAINTFRIIKK, encoded by the coding sequence ATGAAAAAAATACTACTAATAATCATCTTTTTGATAATAAATATTTGTGCAGCAAATTGTCCTCAACCTAATTTTTGTAACAGACCATGCTGGGATCCGTCAAATACACATCCAACTCAAAATAACCCCACATTTACAAGTCCAACTCATGTAATTATTCATCACACAGGAGACGCTACGGTCTTCCCTCCTACAACTGACTTTGCTCAAGTTGTAAGGTTTTATTGGGATCTTCATGTTAATACAAATGGATGGTCAGATATAGGTTATAATTGGCTGATAGACAGAAACGGAATTATCTACGAAGGAAGAGGTGACGGTATTTTAGGCGCTCATTTTAGTGGTCAAAACACAGGCACAACTGGAATTGCGCTAATTGGAAATTTTGGATTAGAACAACCTAGCTCCGCTGCCTTAAACTCTTTACAAGACCTTCTAGCCTGGGAATCAGATGATAAAAACATTAGTATTAATGGTTCAAGTTTACATAATGCTTCAGGACTCGTTTTAAATCACATATCTGGACACAGAGATGGAGGTAGCACTGTTTGCCCAGGTAATAATTTATATAATTTACTTCCATCTATAAGAACTAATGTTAGTAACGATCCATGTTTTAATAGTTCTACCAACAACTCTGATCTGGTGATCGAGAACATGTATACAGTTCCATCAAATCCCCAAGTAGGTCAAAGCGTTGATCTATTTGTCGAAATTAAAAACGTAGGGACTGTAACCGCTAACAGTCTATCATGGGATTATGAAATTGACGGACAATTTATCGATGATGATACTCATTCTAGTTTAGCTCCTAATGCAACACATATAGAAAGTGAAAACAACTATACATTTACCTCAGCTGGTTCTTATAACTATTGTGTATTCATTGATGCTGATGTTAACGAGGTAAATACAGCAAATAATAGCTTCTGCATTCAAGTAAACGTTACGGGAACGCAAAATAATGAAGATATTTTCCTAACTAATTTATCCGTCAATCCATTGACCATTTCGCCTGGTAATGACGTCACAGCTCAGGTAACAATGAATTATACAGGAAATCAAAATTTAGCTGCTTTGCCGAATTTTGATTTAGAATATTATCTTTCTACAGATTGTAATCTTGACAATAATGACATTTTATTAGACGATGATGTTTCGTCCATTGCGAGTGATGACCCAGATGATGATGAAAGTGCAGTATTGACTATACCTAGTGGAACTCCTTCTGGAACATATTTCATTTTATTCTATGCCGATTCTGATGAAGAGTTATCAGAAAATGATGAAAATAATAACATTCGATGTATACAGTTAACTGTATCTGGAATGCAAGGTGGTGAGGATATTTTCTTGACTAATTCCTCTGTAAGCTCAAATACTTTAAACGAAGGCCAGTACTTTGAAGCATCTACTGTAATGAATTATAATGGATCACAGTTAGATAGTAATTTACCAAATTTTAAACTAGAGTATATTTTATCCGCCGATTGTTTAGTAAATAATAATGATATTTATTTAGGTGACGATACTTCAACTATAGGTAGCGATGATCCAAATGACCCTGAAAGTATAGATGTTCAAATACCTGTCGGTACACCAGCCGGACAATACAATTTACTTTTTTATGCAGATGCAGACAATGATTTAGTTGAAGGAAATGAAAGCAATAATGTGGACTGTGTAGTTATTACTGTAACTAATAATCCACCTACAGAGGATATTTTCTTAACTAATTTATCGCTCAGTTCAACAACAATGGCTAGCGGAACAGATATAACCGCATTGGCTAGGATTAATTATACAGGAAATACTCTTGACACCTACCTTCCTGCTTTTGATTTAAACATCTACTTATCCAGCGATTGTATAATTGATACTTCTGACGTGCTGTTAGAAGATCCGTCTGCTCAAATAGGAAGCGATGATCCTTTTGCAGATGAAAATGAAACCATTACTATTCCACAAGGTACTCCAGATGGTAATTATTTAATCCTTTTTTACGCAGATGCAGATGATGAGTTATATGAAAGCGATGAATTTAACAACGTACAATGTATTCAAATAACAGTTGACAATACACTAAGTAACGAAGAGATAGAACAAAATAAAATTGTCATCTACCCAAATCCAACAACTGGAATTTTAAAAGTGGAAAGTGGAAATCAACTGAAAAGCTATCAACTTTTCAATTTAGCTGGTCAATTAATTATGCAAGATGATATCTCTAACAGCCAATCACAATCAATTGATATCAGTTCAGTAGTAAAAGGAGTTTACTTAATCAAACTTCTTGGACAAAACGGAGCAATTAATACTTTCAGAATTATAAAAAAATAA